In a single window of the Elaeis guineensis isolate ETL-2024a chromosome 8, EG11, whole genome shotgun sequence genome:
- the LOC105049954 gene encoding pentatricopeptide repeat-containing protein At5g66520 — translation MLSPTVSSRQLPPLQNTTPTQNTPKGPNPCPPSNLPITHFSSPSQLQQLHSHLIKSGRPLSTLPLSSVAAVCALSSPSAFSYARQIFHRAAHQPETVLWNSRLNSLASSASPADALALFARLRRSDIALDTFTLSFVLKACSKLSALSLGRAVHGLVEKLGFHSDLFLLNTVLHMYASCGEMDIARLLFDKMPIRDVVTWNIMITQYTKVGEMDIARELFDSMPERSIRSWTALIAGYVQCRNPRQAIHLFHEMEAAGMRPNEVTVVAVLAACADLGALDLGRRVHEYSDQCGFQKNIQVCNTLIDMYIKCGCLAIARRVFDGMEVRSVVSWSAMIGGHAMHGQGEEALELFSRMTRAGFQPNAVTFVGLLHACSHMGLLEEGRQFFASMSRDYGITPEIKHYGCMVDLLSRAGLLEEAHEFIKNMPVEPNSVVWGALLGGARVHKSIKMGEEAIRHLSLLDPLNDGYYVVLSNIYANAGHWENVARMRRLMRDRGVKKTPGWSTVALDGVVHEFVAGESDHPQVEEIYRRWEELLEKLRQRGYIPDTSAVLHDMDEGEKEQVLYRHSEKLAVVFGLMSTPPGTSIRIMKNLRVCSDCHAALKLISEIADREIIVRDRNRFHCFKGGSCSCRDYW, via the coding sequence ATGCTGTCGCCGACCGTTTCTTCCCGCCAACTCCCCCCTCTTCAAAACACTACCCCCACCCAGAACACCCCAAAGGGTCCAAACCCGTGTCCTCCCTCCAACCTCCCCATCACCCACTTCTCCTCCCCCTCCCAACTCCAGCAGCTGCACTCCCATCTTATCAAATCGGGCCGGCCCCTCTccacccttcccctctcctccgtCGCTGCCGTCTGCGCCCTCTCCTCCCCCTCTGCCTTCTCCTACGCCCGCCAGATCTTCCACCGCGCCGCCCACCAGCCCGAGACCGTCCTGTGGAACTCCCGCCTCAACTCCCTCGCCTCTTCGGCCTCCCCCGCCGACGCCCTCGCCCTCTTCGCGCGCCTTCGCCGCTCCGATATCGCCCTCGACACCTTCACCCTCTCCTTCGTTCTTAAGGCCTGCTCCAAATTGTCCGCCCTGTCCCTCGGCCGAGCCGTTCATGGCCTTGTCGAGAAGCTCGGCTTTCATTCTGATCTCTTCCTCCTCAACACCGTCCTCCATATGTATGCTTCCTGCGGTGAGATGGATATTGCGAGGCTCTTGTTTGATAAAATGCCGATCAGAGATGTTGTCACTTGGAATATCATGATCACCCAATACACGAAGGTCGGAGAGATGGATATTGCTCGCGAGCTCTTTGATTCGATGCCCGAGAGAAGCATCCGCTCCTGGACTGCATTGATTGCTGGGTACGTCCAGTGCAGGAATCCTCGCCAGGCCATTCACCTGTTCCACGAGATGGAGGCGGCCGGGATGAGACCCAATGAGGTGACCGTGGTTGCAGTTCTCGCTGCATGCGCCGATCTGGGGGCTCTCGACTTGGGAAGGCGAGTCCACGAGTACTCAGACCAGTGCGGATTCCAGAAAAACATCCAGGTCTGCAACACGCTTATCGACATGTACATCAAATGCGGGTGTCTGGCAATCGCTCGGAGAGTATTCGATGGAATGGAGGTGCGGAGTGTGGTGTCATGGTCTGCCATGATCGGCGGGCATGCGATGCATGGGCAGGGGGAGGAGGCATTAGAGCTCTTCTCAAGGATGACTCGGGCCGGCTTCCAGCCTAATGCTGTGACCTTCGTCGGCCTCCTGCATGCTTGCAGCCACATGGGCTTGTTGGAGGAGGGGCGGCAGTTCTTTGCGAGCATGAGCAGGGACTATGGCATAACCCCGGAGATCAAGCATTATGGTTGCATGGTCGACCTCCTCAGCCGTGCGGGGCTCCTCGAGGAAGCTCATGAGTTCATAAAGAACATGCCAGTGGAACCCAATAGTGTTGTGTGGGGAGCTCTCCTTGGAGGGGCCAGAGTGCACAAGAGCATCAAGATGGGAGAAGAGGCCATTCGGCATCTTTCTCTCTTGGACCCCCTTAATGATGGATACTACGTCGTGCTATCGAACATCTATGCCAATGCCGGGCATTGGGAGAACGTGGCGCGGATGCGGCGGTTGATGAGGGACCGAGGGGTGAAGAAGACTCCAGGATGGAGCACGGTCGCTTTGGACGGTGTGGTTCATGAATTTGTAGCTGGGGAGAGTGATCACCCTCAGGTGGAGGAGATTTACAGGAGGTGGGAGGAGTTGCTGGAGAAACTGAGACAACGAGGGTACATCCCTGATACCTCGGCAGTGCTGCACGATATGGATGAGGGGGAGAAGGAGCAGGTTCTGTATCGGCATAGTGAGAAGCTGGCGGTTGTCTTTGGGCTGATGAGCACGCCACCTGGGACATCCATCAGGATCATGAAGAACCTTCGGGTCTGTAGCGATTGCCATGCAGCTCTCAAGTTGATATCTGAGATAGCCGATAGAGAGATCATTGTCCGCGATCGGAACCGGTTCCATTGTTTCAAGGGTGGCTCCTGTTCTTGTAGAGATTACTGGTAG